A part of Curtobacterium sp. MCLR17_036 genomic DNA contains:
- a CDS encoding dihydroorotase, which translates to MTAHLIRGAQLVDGTRADIRLQGARITAVGSGLDASGATVVDADGLVALPGLVDLHTHLREPGHEESETVLTGSRAAAAGGFTAVNAMANSNPVADTAGVVEQVQALGDDAGYVTVRPIGAVSQGLQGTHLSEIGAMATSRARVRVFSDDGSCVADPLLMRRALEYIKGFGGVLAQHAQEPRLTIGAQMNEGRLSSELGLAGWPAVAEEAIIARDVLLADHVGARLHVCHVSTAGSVEVIRWAKSRGIAVTAEVTPHHLVLTEDLIAGHDGAAGYDARYKVNPPLRSREDVDALRAALADGTIDIVATDHAPHTAEAKCCEWPAAANGMVGLESALSVVQAAVVDSGQLDWADVARVLSEAPARIGQVEGHGQRIAEGAPAELALYDPSAVRDFSVDDLAGQSQNSPYLGMRLPGRVVATFHHGAATVLDGALVDAETVAAHARAVRVGASA; encoded by the coding sequence ATGACCGCCCACCTCATCCGCGGCGCGCAGCTGGTCGACGGCACGCGTGCCGACATCCGACTGCAGGGAGCACGCATCACCGCGGTCGGGTCCGGGCTCGACGCGTCCGGCGCCACCGTCGTGGACGCCGACGGACTCGTCGCCCTGCCCGGTCTCGTCGACCTGCACACGCACCTGCGCGAGCCCGGGCACGAGGAGTCCGAGACGGTCCTCACCGGCTCGCGCGCCGCGGCCGCCGGTGGCTTCACCGCCGTGAACGCGATGGCGAACTCGAACCCCGTGGCGGACACCGCCGGCGTGGTGGAGCAGGTGCAGGCCCTCGGGGACGACGCCGGCTACGTCACCGTCCGACCGATCGGTGCCGTCTCGCAGGGGCTGCAGGGCACGCACCTGTCCGAGATCGGGGCGATGGCGACGAGCCGGGCCAGGGTCCGGGTCTTCTCGGACGACGGCTCCTGCGTGGCCGACCCGCTGCTCATGCGCCGTGCGCTCGAGTACATCAAGGGCTTCGGCGGCGTCCTCGCGCAGCACGCGCAGGAACCGCGGCTGACCATCGGCGCGCAGATGAATGAGGGCCGTCTGTCGTCGGAGCTCGGCCTCGCCGGCTGGCCCGCCGTCGCGGAGGAGGCGATCATCGCCCGCGACGTCCTGCTCGCCGACCACGTCGGTGCCCGCCTGCACGTCTGCCACGTCTCCACCGCCGGCAGCGTCGAGGTGATCCGCTGGGCGAAGTCCCGCGGCATCGCCGTCACGGCCGAGGTCACGCCGCACCACCTCGTGCTCACCGAGGACCTCATCGCCGGGCACGACGGCGCCGCCGGGTACGACGCCCGCTACAAGGTGAACCCGCCGCTGCGGTCGCGCGAGGACGTCGACGCGCTCCGGGCCGCCCTGGCCGACGGCACCATCGACATCGTCGCGACCGACCACGCGCCGCACACCGCCGAGGCGAAGTGCTGCGAGTGGCCCGCCGCGGCGAACGGCATGGTCGGGCTCGAGTCAGCGCTCAGCGTCGTGCAGGCCGCCGTCGTCGACAGCGGGCAGCTCGACTGGGCCGACGTCGCCCGGGTGCTGTCCGAGGCACCGGCGCGGATCGGGCAGGTCGAGGGCCACGGGCAGCGGATCGCCGAGGGCGCGCCGGCCGAACTCGCGCTCTACGACCCGTCGGCGGTCCGCGACTTCTCGGTCGACGACCTCGCCGGCCAGTCGCAGAACTCCCCGTACCTGGGCATGCGGCTGCCCGGTCGCGTCGTCGCGACGTTCCACCACGGTGCGGCCACCGTGCTCGACGGCGCACTCGTCGACGCCGAGACGGTCGCCGCGCACGCCAGGGCCGTCCGGGTCGGGGCGAGCGCATGA
- the carA gene encoding glutamine-hydrolyzing carbamoyl-phosphate synthase small subunit — translation MTRERAVLVLEDGTRYDGWAYGARGRTLGEVVFATGMTGYQETLTDPSYAGQIVVQTAPHIGNTGVNDEDPESRRIWVAGYVVRDPSRVVSNHRANATLDDHLVRDGIVGISGIDTRALTRRIRDAGAMKGGVFSGADAALPAAEQEQLVRDQAGMAGASFSSVVSTPETYVVPAVGEQIGTLAVLDLGVKASTIRYLAARGFEVHVVPQDISAESLEALAPDALFYSNGPGDPAASDAQVELLQESLRSGRPFFGICFGNQLLGRALGFGTYKLPFGHRGINQPVLDTTTGKVEITSQNHGFAVDAPLGEVLESPAGFGRVEVSHYSLNDNVVEGLRALDVPAFSVQYHPEAAAGPHDSMYLFDRFADMVRERRDGQPLDPATATATTPAADVTKEAN, via the coding sequence ATGACACGCGAACGGGCCGTACTGGTCCTCGAAGACGGCACCCGGTACGACGGCTGGGCCTACGGCGCCCGTGGGCGCACGCTCGGCGAGGTGGTCTTCGCGACCGGCATGACCGGCTACCAGGAGACGCTGACCGACCCCTCCTACGCCGGGCAGATCGTGGTGCAGACCGCACCGCACATCGGCAACACCGGGGTGAACGACGAGGACCCCGAGTCCCGTCGCATCTGGGTCGCCGGGTACGTGGTGCGCGACCCCAGCCGCGTGGTGTCGAACCACCGCGCGAACGCCACGCTCGACGACCACCTGGTGCGCGACGGCATCGTCGGCATCTCCGGCATCGACACCCGTGCCCTCACCCGGCGCATCCGCGACGCCGGCGCCATGAAGGGCGGCGTGTTCAGCGGTGCGGACGCGGCACTGCCGGCCGCCGAGCAGGAGCAGCTCGTGCGTGACCAGGCCGGCATGGCCGGGGCGAGCTTCTCGTCGGTCGTGTCGACCCCCGAGACCTACGTCGTCCCCGCCGTCGGCGAGCAGATCGGCACCCTGGCCGTGCTCGACCTCGGCGTGAAGGCCTCGACCATCCGGTACCTCGCCGCCCGCGGCTTCGAGGTGCACGTGGTGCCGCAGGACATCTCCGCCGAGTCGCTGGAGGCCCTGGCGCCGGACGCCCTGTTCTACTCGAACGGTCCCGGCGACCCCGCCGCGAGCGACGCGCAGGTGGAGCTGCTGCAGGAGTCGCTGCGGAGCGGCCGTCCGTTCTTCGGCATCTGCTTCGGCAACCAGCTGCTCGGCCGTGCCCTCGGCTTCGGCACGTACAAGCTGCCCTTCGGCCACCGCGGCATCAACCAGCCGGTGCTCGACACCACGACGGGCAAGGTCGAGATCACGAGCCAGAACCACGGCTTCGCGGTGGACGCGCCCCTCGGCGAGGTCCTCGAGTCGCCGGCCGGCTTCGGCCGGGTCGAGGTCTCGCACTACTCGCTCAACGACAACGTCGTCGAGGGCCTCCGCGCGCTCGACGTGCCGGCGTTCAGCGTGCAGTACCACCCCGAGGCCGCCGCCGGACCGCACGACAGCATGTACCTCTTCGACCGGTTCGCGGACATGGTGCGCGAGCGTCGCGACGGGCAGCCGCTCGACCCGGCCACCGCCACCGCGACCACCCCTGCAGCAGACGTCACGAAGGAAGCCAACTGA
- the carB gene encoding carbamoyl-phosphate synthase large subunit: MPKRADINSVLVIGSGPIVIGQAAEFDYSGTQACRVLRAEGVRVILVNPNPATIMTDPDFADATYIEPITNASLEEIIRIEKPDAVLPTLGGQTALNAAIALDEAGILTKHGVELIGAKVEAIQRGEDRQLFKELVLESGADVARSHIAHTLEEAKEFAKDLGYPLVVRPSFTMGGLGSGFAYNEEELVRFVGDGLQSSPTTEVLLEESILGWKEYELELMRDNYDNTVVICSIENVDPVGVHTGDSITVAPALTLTDREYQNMRNIGIDIIRRVGVDTGGCNIQFAVDPSNGRVIVIEMNPRVSRSSALASKATGFPIAKIAAKLAIGYRLDEIENDITRVTPASFEPTLDYVVVKTPRFAFEKFPAADATLTTTMKSVGEAMAIGRNYATALQKSLRSLEKRGSSFHWDTPAAELDKDALLTKAQVPTDGRIVTVQQALVAGATADEVFEATKIDPWFIDQIVLINEVADEVRAAETLDADTLRWAKEHGFSDVQIASLRSTPEHPVSEQQVRGDRHALGIRPVFKTVDTCAGEFPALTPYHYSSYDTETEVAPSDRKKVVILGSGPNRIGQGVEFDYSCVHASFALSAAGFETIMINCNPETVSTDYDTSDRLYFEPLTAEDVLEVIEAEAASGELVGVVVQLGGQTALGLAKPLEAAGIPILGTSPSAIDSAEERGQFSAILDAAGLLAPRNGTAHDLASATTVAEEIGYPVLVRPSFVLGGRGMEILYDSPSLADYFDRMADQAIIGPELPLLVDRFLDDAVEIDVDALFDGERLYIGGIMEHLEEAGIHSGDSACTLPPVGLGRAEIQGVVDATEKIARGIGVQGLLNVQFAIGAGVLYVLEANPRASRTVPFVSKALGIPLAKAASRIMTGTTVAELVAEGMLPERDGALVPAQSPVAVKEAVLPFRRFRTREGQVVDSVLSPEMRSTGEVMGIDRDFPRAFLKSQDAAYGGLPTSGTVFVSVADTDKRAIVLPVHRLQQLGFTIIATEGTAEILRRNGIEVGIVGKYSQGGESVVDLLATGEVDIVINTPSGAAGRADGYEIRAATVAADKPLFTTIAQIGAAVAAIETIGSPLNVRSLQDYALERATW; the protein is encoded by the coding sequence ATGCCGAAGCGCGCAGACATCAACTCCGTCCTGGTCATCGGTTCCGGCCCGATCGTCATCGGCCAGGCGGCCGAGTTCGACTACTCCGGCACCCAGGCCTGCCGTGTCCTCCGGGCCGAGGGCGTCCGGGTCATCCTGGTCAACCCGAACCCGGCGACGATCATGACCGACCCCGACTTCGCGGACGCGACGTACATCGAGCCGATCACGAACGCGTCGCTCGAGGAGATCATCCGCATCGAGAAGCCGGACGCCGTCCTGCCGACCCTCGGCGGGCAGACCGCCCTGAACGCGGCCATCGCGCTCGACGAGGCCGGCATCCTGACGAAGCACGGCGTCGAGCTCATCGGCGCCAAGGTCGAGGCGATCCAGCGCGGCGAGGACCGCCAGCTCTTCAAGGAGCTCGTGCTCGAGTCCGGCGCCGACGTCGCCCGCAGCCACATCGCGCACACGCTGGAAGAAGCGAAGGAGTTCGCGAAGGACCTCGGGTACCCGCTGGTCGTCCGCCCGTCCTTCACCATGGGCGGCCTCGGCTCGGGCTTCGCCTACAACGAGGAAGAACTCGTCCGCTTCGTCGGCGACGGGCTGCAGTCCAGCCCGACGACCGAGGTCCTGCTCGAGGAGTCGATCCTCGGCTGGAAGGAGTACGAGCTCGAGCTGATGCGCGACAACTACGACAACACCGTCGTCATCTGCTCCATCGAGAACGTCGACCCGGTCGGCGTGCACACCGGTGACTCGATCACGGTCGCCCCCGCGCTGACCCTGACCGACCGCGAGTACCAGAACATGCGGAACATCGGCATCGACATCATCCGTCGCGTCGGCGTCGACACCGGTGGCTGCAACATCCAGTTCGCCGTCGACCCGTCGAACGGCCGCGTCATCGTCATCGAGATGAACCCCCGCGTGTCCCGCTCGTCGGCCCTCGCGTCGAAGGCGACGGGCTTCCCGATCGCGAAGATCGCCGCGAAGCTCGCCATCGGCTACCGCCTGGACGAGATCGAGAACGACATCACCCGCGTCACCCCGGCGAGCTTCGAGCCGACGCTCGACTACGTGGTCGTGAAGACCCCGCGGTTCGCGTTCGAGAAGTTCCCGGCCGCCGACGCCACGCTGACCACGACGATGAAGAGCGTCGGCGAGGCGATGGCCATCGGCCGGAACTACGCCACCGCACTGCAGAAGTCGCTGCGCTCGCTCGAGAAGCGCGGGTCGAGCTTCCACTGGGACACCCCGGCGGCGGAGCTCGACAAGGACGCCCTGCTGACGAAGGCCCAGGTGCCGACCGACGGCCGCATCGTCACGGTGCAGCAGGCCCTGGTCGCGGGTGCCACCGCGGACGAGGTCTTCGAGGCCACGAAGATCGACCCCTGGTTCATCGACCAGATCGTGCTCATCAACGAGGTCGCCGACGAGGTCCGTGCCGCTGAGACCCTCGACGCGGACACCCTGCGCTGGGCGAAGGAGCACGGCTTCAGCGACGTCCAGATCGCGTCGCTGCGCAGCACCCCGGAGCACCCGGTGAGCGAGCAGCAGGTCCGCGGCGACCGGCACGCCCTCGGCATCCGCCCGGTCTTCAAGACCGTCGACACCTGCGCCGGCGAGTTCCCGGCCCTGACGCCGTACCACTACTCGTCGTACGACACCGAGACCGAGGTTGCCCCGAGCGACCGCAAGAAGGTCGTCATCCTCGGCTCCGGCCCGAACCGCATCGGGCAGGGCGTCGAGTTCGACTACTCGTGCGTGCACGCGTCGTTCGCGCTGAGCGCCGCCGGGTTCGAGACGATCATGATCAACTGCAACCCCGAGACCGTGTCGACCGACTACGACACCTCGGACCGCCTGTACTTCGAGCCGCTGACCGCCGAGGACGTCCTCGAGGTCATCGAGGCCGAGGCGGCGTCCGGCGAGCTCGTGGGCGTCGTCGTGCAGCTCGGCGGCCAGACCGCGCTGGGCCTGGCGAAGCCGCTCGAGGCCGCGGGCATCCCGATCCTCGGCACCAGCCCGAGCGCGATCGACTCGGCCGAGGAGCGCGGGCAGTTCTCCGCCATCCTCGACGCCGCCGGTCTGCTCGCCCCGCGGAACGGCACGGCCCACGACCTGGCGAGCGCGACCACGGTGGCCGAGGAGATCGGCTACCCCGTCCTCGTCCGCCCGTCGTTCGTGCTCGGCGGCCGCGGCATGGAGATCCTGTACGACTCCCCGTCGCTCGCGGACTACTTCGACCGGATGGCCGACCAGGCGATCATCGGCCCGGAGCTCCCGCTGCTGGTCGACCGGTTCCTCGACGACGCCGTGGAGATCGACGTCGACGCGCTCTTCGACGGCGAGCGGCTCTACATCGGCGGCATCATGGAGCACCTCGAAGAGGCCGGCATCCACTCCGGCGACTCGGCCTGCACCCTGCCCCCGGTCGGCCTCGGCCGTGCGGAGATCCAGGGCGTCGTCGACGCGACCGAGAAGATCGCCCGCGGCATCGGCGTGCAGGGCCTGCTCAACGTCCAGTTCGCCATCGGCGCCGGCGTGCTCTACGTTCTCGAGGCGAACCCGCGCGCCAGCCGCACGGTGCCCTTCGTCTCGAAGGCGCTCGGCATCCCGCTGGCGAAGGCCGCGTCCCGCATCATGACCGGCACCACGGTCGCCGAGCTCGTCGCCGAGGGCATGTTGCCCGAGCGCGACGGCGCCTTGGTGCCCGCGCAGTCCCCGGTCGCCGTGAAGGAGGCCGTGCTGCCCTTCCGTCGCTTCCGCACCCGCGAGGGCCAGGTCGTCGACTCGGTGCTCAGCCCCGAGATGCGCTCCACCGGCGAGGTCATGGGCATCGACCGCGACTTCCCGCGGGCGTTCCTCAAGTCGCAGGACGCCGCGTACGGCGGCCTGCCGACCAGCGGCACGGTCTTCGTGAGCGTCGCCGACACCGACAAGCGCGCGATCGTGCTGCCGGTGCACCGCCTGCAGCAGCTCGGCTTCACGATCATCGCGACCGAGGGCACGGCGGAGATCCTCCGCCGCAACGGCATCGAGGTCGGGATCGTCGGCAAGTACAGCCAGGGCGGCGAGAGCGTCGTCGACCTGCTCGCCACGGGCGAGGTCGACATCGTCATCAACACGCCGTCGGGTGCCGCCGGTCGTGCGGACGGGTACGAGATCCGTGCGGCCACCGTCGCGGCGGACAAGCCACTGTTCACGACGATCGCGCAGATCGGTGCGGCCGTCGCGGCGATCGAGACGATCGGCTCGCCGCTCAACGTCCGCAGCCTGCAGGACTACGCGCTCGAGCGCGCGACCTGGTGA